The Chryseobacterium wanjuense sequence GTTATCGACCCTGTAAACACAGTAAAATCTCCCACTGCAGGAATGATGTGTTATGATCCTGTGGCAAAGCTGGTCTGCTTCTATAACGGGGCGAGCTGGTCTTTCTGGGGGAATATCAATTAACAATCAAAAAAAACGTCTTAGAATTAATTTGTGCGATTAATCATAGAGTTTATTTTATCAAATGCTTAGTTTTAATTTGGCATCACAGGTTTCCCTACTGTGATGCTTTTTTATTTTAAAATTAATGATTGTTGGGCCGTAAAAAAAGCGATCTGTCAGATCGGAATCCGACAGATCAGGGATGAAAAAAAGACAATTATCTTATAAGTGTCCACTGAGTTTGTTATTAAGTAATAACATAAATTATTTCTGGAACAAAATTATTCAATCCCTTAAAAATTCCAGCATGAATCGCGTAGTAATAAAACTACGTATTTGTAGTATTTTGTTGACAAGGTTCTACAGATAGCTCCAATTATTTATCGAAAAATGATTGCTGTTATATTGTTAATCCATGAGTATTTTTTATCTGAGCCATCACAAATGTGCTGTGGGTGCTCCCTATCGATGGAACGGCACCAAGAATATTAAAAACAAAATTTTGATACTGCTTCATATCCCGCACATGAACCTTCAGAAGGAAATCAAAATCCCCAGAGATACTGTAGCATTCTGCCACTTCCTCGATCTCCATAATTTCACGTTCAAATTCTATGGCCAGGTAACTGTCGTTACTTTTTAACTTTAACTGACAATAAACGGTAAATCCAAGATTGAGCTTTTCTGCATCAAGAACGGCAGCGTATCTTTTAATATAACCTTCCTGTTCGAGTCGTTTTACCCTTTCAAAAACGGGGGATGGAGAGAGGTTTACCTCTTTGGCAAGTTCTTTAACGGTGAGTTTTGCGTCGCTTTGAAGCAATCTAAGTAATTGTAAATCTTTGTTATCAAGATGTTCCATAGAATATTATTCTTTAAGTGTGAGTATTTATTCAAAGATACAGAATTATATTCTTTATA is a genomic window containing:
- a CDS encoding Lrp/AsnC family transcriptional regulator, whose translation is MEHLDNKDLQLLRLLQSDAKLTVKELAKEVNLSPSPVFERVKRLEQEGYIKRYAAVLDAEKLNLGFTVYCQLKLKSNDSYLAIEFEREIMEIEEVAECYSISGDFDFLLKVHVRDMKQYQNFVFNILGAVPSIGSTHSTFVMAQIKNTHGLTI